In candidate division KSB1 bacterium, the genomic stretch GGCTCGATTGCGGTGCGCCCTTTTGGCGGCATGAAGATCGAGCGCACCTGGTTTGCGGCCGACAAGACCGGCTTTCATATGCTCCACACTCTATTCCAAACCAGCCTCAAATATGACCCCATCATAAGATATGACGAATGGTTTGTCACCAAACTTCTGCTGGATGACGGCCGCTGTCAGGGCGTGGTCGCCATCGAGCTGGCCACCGGCAGAATTCAAGCCATCACTGCAAAAGCCGTCATCGTCAGCACCGGCGGCTGCGGTAAAGTTTTTCCGTTTACCACCAATGCGAACATCAAGAATGGCGACGGCATGGCGCTTGCCTATCGCGCCGGGGTGCCGCTGAAGGATATGGAGTTCGTCCAGTACCACCCCACCGGCCTGCCGTTTACCGGAATTCTGATTACCGAAGCATCCCGCTCCGAAGGAGGGTGGCTGCTCAACAAAGACGGCTATCGCTATTTGCAGGATTATGATCTCGGTAAGCCCGAACCCAAGCCGGTTCTGCGCTCGATGGAGCTCGGGCCGCGCGATCGGCTGTCGCAGGCTTTCGTCAAAGAGCAGGAAAAAGGCCGAACGCTGGAAGGGGAATATGGTCATTATGTTCATCTCGATCTGCGCCATTTGGGTGAAAAAGTCATCAATACCCAATTGCCGTTTGTGCGCGAGCTCTGTCTGAAATACGAAAATATCGATCCGGTGAAAGAGATGATTCCGGTGCGGCCGGTGGTGCATTACATGATGGGTGGGATTCATACGGACATTCAGGGTGCAACGCCGATGAAAGGCTTATATGCAGCAGGCGAGTGTGCCTGCGTCAGCATCAACGGCGCGAATCGGCTCGGTTCTAATTCTCTCACCGAATTGCTGGTCTTTGGCGCCCGGGCCGGTAAGGCGGCGGCCCACTTCGCATCTGATCAACAGGATCCCAGCTCAACCCTGGATGCACTGGCAGCCGATGAGGCAAAACGGATCGAAAAGCAATTTTTCAGGAATGACGGAGGAAAAGAAACAATCGCCGTACTTAGAAAAGAGATGCATCAGACCATGGAAGCGGGTGTCGGTATTTACCGCGATCAAGCTTCTCTGAAGAAATCGCAAGAGATCATCCGAAATCTGCAGGAGCGATTCTTAAATCTTGCGATCGCGGATCACAGCTTGACCTTTAACACCGAACTGGTCGCTGCCATCGAGCTTTCGTACATGATCGATGTGGCTGAAACCATTGTGCAATCCGCCCTCAACAGAACGGAATCGCGCGGCTCCCACCAACGCACGGATCATCCAAAACGGGACGACGAGAAATTTCTATCGCATAGTTTGGCATATAAAACCGAAAAGGGAGCGCCACGAATTGAATATCTACCGGTGACTATTACGCGCTGGCCGCCAGGGGAACGGGTTTACGGCAAGTAGGTTTCCACCATTTAATTTTATATTGTTAATAGGTGGAAAGAGTCAACAAATTTTTCCATCTTTTCCTGGTTAATATCAGAATAAGTAGGAAGTTTTCCAGATATATGAAAAGATCGCACGGAAACTTTCCATAGATCCACTATGTTAGCCTGCAACGCGCATGAATACTTATAGCGATCAAAGCATTACCTGGAAAGAAGGCGCGCTCATATTTCTCTTTGTGGCGTGCGGAACTGTGATTTCTTATTTTGCCTTTGATTTTTAACGTCAACGTTGCCCCAGGAAGCATTTTTAATGCTCTTGCCAGCATGGTGTTTAATCTTAATAAAAAATGGTCTTTTGTTTTTGGCCATGATTTTTACTGGCAGCACCACGAGCATATAACAAAAGCTCATAATACTCGTACAAATCTATCTGAACTGAAAATAAATGAGACTCAAACTCCAGATAGGTTTCAGCACAAAATTTCTTCAGAAATAACCTATACAAAACATTTCAAGCACTCTAAATTGAAGCTTGGGTTAGGAGGAGACGCAACGATGTACAGTAAAAATATGGGTCATAACTGGACCGTTTATCTTATGGCTGCACAATCGTTTTAATAATCCACCTTCAACACTACGAATTATAAATGATCTGAAATTTTTTAAGCCAGGAGAGAATACAGTGAAAAAAATTTTTACTCCACGACGTTTGCTTTTGCTGAGTAGTGTTTTGTTTGCTTGGTCGGGAATGCTTTTAAGTGTGGAGATTTACACAGAAAAAGAGGTCAAGGCAGGAGAGTTCGTGGTAAAACACATTCAG encodes the following:
- a CDS encoding FAD-binding protein, with product GSIAVRPFGGMKIERTWFAADKTGFHMLHTLFQTSLKYDPIIRYDEWFVTKLLLDDGRCQGVVAIELATGRIQAITAKAVIVSTGGCGKVFPFTTNANIKNGDGMALAYRAGVPLKDMEFVQYHPTGLPFTGILITEASRSEGGWLLNKDGYRYLQDYDLGKPEPKPVLRSMELGPRDRLSQAFVKEQEKGRTLEGEYGHYVHLDLRHLGEKVINTQLPFVRELCLKYENIDPVKEMIPVRPVVHYMMGGIHTDIQGATPMKGLYAAGECACVSINGANRLGSNSLTELLVFGARAGKAAAHFASDQQDPSSTLDALAADEAKRIEKQFFRNDGGKETIAVLRKEMHQTMEAGVGIYRDQASLKKSQEIIRNLQERFLNLAIADHSLTFNTELVAAIELSYMIDVAETIVQSALNRTESRGSHQRTDHPKRDDEKFLSHSLAYKTEKGAPRIEYLPVTITRWPPGERVYGK